One window from the genome of Strix aluco isolate bStrAlu1 chromosome 28, bStrAlu1.hap1, whole genome shotgun sequence encodes:
- the ANXA4 gene encoding annexin A4 — protein MATIKGVSSFSAEQEAQALRKAMKGFGTDEDAIIEILTKLNVSQRQQVLITYKSSIGRDLIDDLKSELSGNFERVIVGMMTPTTMYDVHELRRAMKGAGTDEGCLIEILASRTNEEIRRINENYKCQYGCTLEEDIVSDTSSMFRRVLVSLATGNRDEGTYVDAALAQQDAQCLYEAGEKKWGTDEVQFMAILCTRNRSHLLRVFDAYRGIANKDITDSIKSEMSGDLEDALLAVVKCMRNKPAYFAERLYKSMKGLGTDDNTLIRVMVSRSEIDMLDIRREFLTMYGKSLHSFIKGDCSGDYRKVLLRLCGGED, from the exons ATg GCAACAATCAAGGGGGTCTCAAGTTTCAGTGCTGAGCAAGAAGCACAGGCACTAAGGAAGGCTATGAAAGGATTTG GCACAGATGAAGATGCCATCATTGAGATCTTGACCAAACTAAACGTTTCCCAACGTCAGCAAGTTCTGATCACCTATAAAAGCAGTATTGGCAGG GATTTGATTGATGACTTGAAGTCTGAGCTGAGTGGGAATTTTGAAAGGGTGATCGTTGGTATGATGACTCCTACCACCATGTACGACGTGCATGAGCTGAGGAGGGCTATGAAG GGTGCAGGAACAGATGAAGGTTGCCTGATTGAAATTCTGGCTTCTCGCACAAACGAAGAGATTCGGCGCATTAATGAGAACTACAAATGTC AATATGGCTGTACCCTTGAGGAGGACATTGTCTCTGACACATCTTCCATGTTTCGAAGAGTCCTTGTTTCCCTCGCGACG GGTAATAGAGATGAGGGAACGTATGTGGATGCTGCCCTGGCTCAACAAGATGCTCAG TGCCTGTATGAAGCTGGGGAGAAGAAATGGGGAACAGATGAGGTACAATTTATGGCCATCCTCTGTACACGGAACAGATCCCACCTACTAAGAG TTTTTGATGCATACAGAGGGATTGCTAATAAGGACATAACAGACAGCATTAAATCTGAGATGTCGGGAGACCTCGAAGATGCTTTGTTAGCTGTGG TAAAGTGCATGCGAAATAAACCTGCATATTTTGCTGAAAGATTGTATAAATCCATGAAG ggcTTGGGAACAGATGACAACACGCTGATCCGGGTGATGGTGTCCCGCTCTGAAATAGATATGCTGGATATCAGGAGGGAATTCCTGACCATGTATGGGAAATCGCTCCACTCCTTCATTAAG gGAGACTGCTCAGGAGACTACAGGAAAGTCCTGCTCAGACTCTGTGGTGGGGAGGATTAA